A window of Candidatus Bathyarchaeota archaeon contains these coding sequences:
- a CDS encoding HAD hydrolase family protein, whose translation MQSVKKIVISDCEGPISKNDNAYELSVHFIPNGDKLFANISKYDDVLADVFHKPNYSAGSTLRMILPFFKAYDVTDKQMEDFSAQNILLIPNTPVTLNYIRANAEVFIVSTSYEHYIKALCKALNFPYENTYCTKVSLDKYDVSQEEKARLKEIAQEIAKMRLIDIPSDAFAMADFSQADQDAIRRLDDIFWNEIPKMSVGKLLTDVVTVGGEQKAEAVRNAVKRLGTRMSNVMYVGDSITDVEAFKLVRESGGLAVSFNGNGYAVRNADVAVLSESNLVTAAVADLFCRLGKEPALKIIMFWCRAAVKESGVNSALLKDLFTVYPGALPRVQIVNTKNMEALVKESSEFREKVRGVAIGRLG comes from the coding sequence ATGCAAAGCGTAAAGAAAATAGTTATTTCCGACTGTGAAGGGCCAATCTCAAAAAATGACAACGCGTATGAACTCTCAGTGCACTTCATCCCCAATGGAGACAAGTTGTTTGCTAACATAAGCAAGTATGATGATGTGTTGGCGGATGTTTTTCATAAACCCAACTATTCTGCGGGCAGTACTCTGCGCATGATTTTGCCTTTCTTTAAAGCGTATGATGTGACAGATAAGCAAATGGAAGATTTTTCTGCCCAAAACATTCTCTTAATCCCTAACACTCCAGTTACTCTTAATTATATACGGGCTAATGCTGAAGTCTTTATCGTTAGTACCAGCTACGAGCATTATATCAAGGCGCTCTGTAAGGCGCTCAACTTCCCGTATGAAAACACTTACTGCACAAAAGTAAGTCTAGACAAGTATGATGTAAGTCAAGAAGAGAAGGCGCGCCTCAAAGAGATAGCTCAAGAAATCGCAAAAATGCGTTTAATCGACATTCCCTCAGATGCGTTTGCGATGGCAGATTTCTCACAAGCAGATCAAGATGCAATTCGGCGTTTGGACGACATCTTTTGGAATGAAATTCCGAAAATGAGCGTTGGCAAACTACTTACTGATGTGGTTACTGTTGGCGGCGAACAAAAGGCTGAGGCGGTGCGTAACGCTGTAAAACGTTTAGGCACACGTATGTCTAATGTGATGTATGTTGGTGACAGCATAACTGACGTGGAAGCCTTCAAACTTGTCCGTGAAAGCGGCGGTTTAGCTGTCTCCTTCAACGGCAACGGTTATGCTGTACGGAACGCTGATGTTGCAGTGTTATCTGAAAGCAATCTGGTGACTGCGGCTGTCGCTGATTTGTTCTGCAGGTTAGGAAAAGAACCCGCTTTGAAAATTATCATGTTTTGGTGCAGAGCCGCTGTGAAGGAAAGCGGAGTAAATTCTGCTTTACTAAAAGACCTCTTTACAGTGTATCCTGGCGCGTTGCCCCGCGTTCAAATAGTTAACACTAAAAATATGGAAGCGCTCGTCAAAGAAAGCAGCGAATTTAGGGAAAAAGTTAGAGGAGTAGCCATAGGGCGGCTCGGGTAA
- a CDS encoding formylmethanofuran--tetrahydromethanopterin N-formyltransferase has product MDEKIEDTFIEAFAGIYCRVIVTADDVETLCKAASDSTATPSVVIGRTEGGVERYLSGDETPDKRVGAVLQFWGEINPKRTFQESLKKFETELSYRIRQDILVKPFTAVFDALPNSEGKLDMIERVGHCGDGYEWVEQRYGREVIVVPLMVPDFVIERYVGYSRGVMGGNFWVMCKTKQALREAGEKALSAIHHVRGVVTPFDVCSAGSKPESHFPQIGPTTNHLYCPSLKKRLGKESKVPEGVGYIAEIVYNGVSLDAVKEATKAGVQAVLDVDGVVKISAGNYGGKLGEHKIPLRELF; this is encoded by the coding sequence TTGGACGAAAAAATCGAGGACACTTTTATTGAAGCCTTCGCTGGGATTTACTGCCGTGTAATTGTTACTGCTGACGATGTGGAAACGCTCTGCAAAGCCGCCTCGGATTCCACTGCCACTCCGTCTGTTGTTATTGGCAGGACTGAGGGTGGCGTAGAGAGATACCTGAGCGGAGATGAAACTCCTGATAAACGTGTGGGGGCAGTCTTGCAGTTCTGGGGAGAAATCAACCCCAAAAGAACATTCCAAGAATCTCTAAAAAAGTTTGAAACAGAACTCTCCTACCGCATCCGCCAAGACATCCTTGTAAAGCCGTTTACCGCGGTTTTTGATGCACTGCCAAACTCTGAGGGCAAGTTGGACATGATTGAGCGTGTGGGACACTGCGGCGATGGCTACGAGTGGGTTGAGCAGCGTTATGGCAGAGAAGTTATCGTTGTTCCCTTGATGGTTCCTGACTTTGTTATTGAGCGGTATGTGGGCTACTCGCGCGGCGTTATGGGCGGCAACTTTTGGGTCATGTGCAAAACCAAGCAAGCTCTAAGAGAAGCAGGCGAAAAAGCACTATCAGCAATTCATCATGTACGTGGTGTGGTCACGCCGTTTGATGTTTGCTCGGCAGGTTCCAAACCAGAGAGCCATTTCCCGCAGATTGGCCCAACGACCAACCACCTTTACTGCCCCTCGCTTAAGAAGCGCTTGGGCAAAGAATCAAAGGTTCCAGAAGGCGTGGGCTACATTGCCGAAATAGTGTACAACGGCGTCTCCTTGGATGCAGTTAAAGAAGCCACGAAGGCGGGAGTCCAAGCCGTTTTGGATGTTGATGGTGTCGTGAAAATTTCTGCTGGTAACTACGGCGGCAAACTAGGCGAGCACAAAATTCCCTTGCGGGAGCTGTTTTAA